The Odocoileus virginianus isolate 20LAN1187 ecotype Illinois chromosome 14, Ovbor_1.2, whole genome shotgun sequence genome contains the following window.
AGTAGACCTGAGCTCTTTTGTGATTCTCAAGCCAGTGTTCTTTCTGTCAAAGCTGGGTCATGATCCAGCCTTCCATCTCCGATTTCACTTTTTTGGAGTAGAGTGCTACCAGACCACTGCAGGGTAAGAACTAACCTTTCCTGAGCTTCCTGATCTTTCCAGAACCAGGATGGGATATTTACACACATGGTCtcatgtcttctttatggtcACCTTACAGGGAAGAAGAGCACccttattttaaagcaaaggcTATACTTAGAAGGACCGATTTCCCCAACTGTCAGGCCAACCAGTGATGGATCTAGCACTGGAACCCTTATCTTTCTGATTCTAAAACCCCAAAGCCTCTTAAGCCCAGAGTagttaaatgataaaatgaacaCAGAAAGCCCATTCTCGCGTTCCTTCTCCTGAGGgaccaggaagggaagggggaaacATGGAGACCCCAATCCAGAGAAAGGTAGGAATCTATTCAGGAGCCCCCCCACCATTCCCCATTCCCCGAGGTCGTTCTGAGTGTGTGTTCTGTCTCTCCGTGTAGGATGCTCCAAGGTGACCTGCATCAGCTTGACCCGGGAGGCCTCCATTAAGCTGTCCCCCTTGCACGGCAAACAGATCTCCATCCGCTACCTGGACATGACGGACTGCTTCGTgctggaagatgaaggcctgcaCACCATCGCGGCCCACTGCACGCAGCTGACCCACCTGTACCTGCGTCGCTGCGTTCGCCTCACCGACGAGGGCCTCCGCTACCTGATGATCTACTGCGCCTCCATCAAGGAGCTGAGCGTCAGCGACTGCCGCTTCGTCAGCGACTTCGGCCTGCGCGAGATCGCCAAGCTGGAGTCCCGCCTGCGGTACCTCAGCATCGCGCACTGCGGCCGGGTCACCGACGTGGGCATCCGCTACGTGGCCAAGTACTGCGGCAAGCTGCGCTACCTCAACGCCAGGGGCTGCGAGGGCATCACGGACCACGGCCTGGAGTACCTCGCCAAAAACTGTGCCAAACTCAAGTCCCTGGACATCGGCAAATGCCCTCTGGTCTCCGACACGGGCCTGGAGTGCCTGGCTCTGAACTGCTTCAATCTCAAGCGCCTCAGCCTCAAGTCTTGCGAGAGCATCACGGGCCAGGGTCTGCAGATCGTGGCGGCCAACTGCTTCGACCTGCAGATGCTGAACGTGCAGGACTGCGAAGTGTCCGTGGAGGCGCTGCGCTTCGTGAAACGCCACTGCAAGCGCTGCGTCATCGAGCACACCAACCCTGCCTTCTTCTGAAGGGACAGCCTCCGGCCGTCGCTGTCGCCGTACAGACCTGAACAGAACacgttggtttttttgttttgtttttttcagagcaGCCTATGTAAGCACCAACACCCACTCGGAACAGCTTCTTTCTTCCAGGAAGGTTCTTCTTAGGGATctggcttttcttctttctaatttctCACGGGCAACAGAGGGCTAGGAAAGGAGGGTGAGGGAGCCCCATTTCTATTCCAGAGAACGGTTTTTTGCGGGGGGAATCAGGTCATTGGTGGTGATGTCTCTTCTCAAATACACGTACCTCAGAAAGCTGACTGCAGTGTCTTTAGAAACGcccccttttctctctgcttctttcctCCAGGCCACATCCCCAGAGCTCTGCACCTCATCCCTCCTACCCtacccctccctctccttcagtaACAACAAATCATCAGAATAATACTGCTGTCCACACCTCCTGCTCTTTATACTGTTTGACTGGCCTAAACCACACTCTCCGATCTGATACCCAAGCAAAATTCTTGTTAAATAAATGTCCCAGCACCTGCTATATACGCAGCACTTCTAAACCCTTTTAAAGAATCACTTGTGGCAGTCAGCAGGGTGAAGGAAGAGACCTACCTTgttcctcccatcccacccccgctCGGccgcttactagctgtgtgaccttggggaaaacacttgacctctctgggcttcagcttcCAACCCTGAATCAGAGGACTTCCTCTGATCTAATCAAGGATGAGCTTCATGCCCACTTTAGAATCAGGGGAACAGGAGATGTCAGTAAACCCAAGCTCCTTGGCAGCACAAAAGGCATCTTCCTCTTCCAAGGGTATCTATTCTGTGAGTGCTTTCAGGAGGCGCGCCAACCCCAGCCTCCTGTATGTTCTTATCCCTAATCCGAGTGTCATTCACAGCTTGTTTTTTTGATGAGCGAGTCTCTTGGTCATCTTCTCTTGCCTAGCCAGATGGACGGCTTCTGTATACACATGCTTTGGGCatcaccccactccaccccatcgaatggaggtgatggaattcctaaTCACAGCAAAACCCACCTCCCCCAGTCAGGTGGACCTTTCTGAGTGTTTCCAAGTAGGAAGGAGGACACTCACAATTTTTAATTAACAAGGGAGGCCCAGGAGAACACATGTCCTCCAGGGGCTTTTGAATCCCTGTCACTGCACACGTGGCATGCATGTACACATCTGCCCTGCAACGGGCAGGAACGGATGCCTCGGCTCTTTGTCATTCAGATCGcatttctgttttcccatctatttattttcttggacatCAGACTGCATCACGTGAAGCCTGTTGGGGTTAAGTCATAAGTGTTTAAGTGCAGATTGCCACCTTGTGTGCCTGCCCACTGACTGACTGTCCTCCCCCAAATAGGCAGAGGAGATTTCCAGGTAGTTTAAATCCTGTCCACTCAAAAGTGCCACACAAATGGAAGACGGAACACATTGATAAGACGTAGGTGCTGGTCCACCAGCTAAGATTTTGATATCCAACATTAAAGCTGTTGCCAAGTATACACTTTAAATGGTCCTGTTTGGATGGAAATCCATTTGCTATCCTCATTCATGCGAAGTCAGGATGCTAACAATCCCATTGCTTGTTTTCAATGTCATTTCATCAATTTTTGTTAATAAGCCCATGACCTCTCTTATTCTCTGGCAACACCCCTTCTCCTTCGCTTTCCAAacagttcattcatttctttctcagagGACCCACCCTCCACACCCAGAACCTGGTGTCTCCAAGCCAAGCACACGGAACAGTTTCATATCCAGCCTATACACCGCTTGGCAGCTGCACTCCCACTTTAGGCTCCATGCATGTCTTTGTCTTACTTTGCGAAGGAGATAGCGTGAGATGGCATCACATGAAATATGGCCACCTCTCCAGTCAACACCATCAGCAACTTGGAGGTGTAGTGCCATGTGCCACCGGGGGAAGGGAATTGTTTGGCTGGGGAGAGTATCTAGTCACAAAGTTTAGAACCGTGAAAGGGATTGAAGCATTCCCCCACTGTGTGACTTGTGACACTGTTCAAAGCTTCAGAATATGAGTCACAAAGGATCGTCCCTAACCCTTGGTACTGGGATCTTCCAAGTGAGCCAATGTGATACTCCCAGAATATGAGGAAAGATCCAAAATGGCTCACACAACCAGAGAGGGGGTGTCCCATTCCAAATATCTTTATCACCACCTCTTGACCATAGCACTACACTGTCTTCCAAACGTGAGACAAACCCAGCCTTCACACTGATTACCTGGCATGCCCTATCTTTCCCAGTTTCTGTCTTTCTCCCAGTAGCTCTTCACCCATTCCACTTCCCCTTGTCGTATGAATCTATGACAGTGGTTCCTGGGGAAACAGCTCAGCAGATTTTTAGAGACCATGCAAAAAGCCTCACTAGGAAATTTACCTGTTTTTAAACATtgcttccttcctgcctctgctaAATTGAAtgctcattgtttttttttttttaattctaatgttGAAATCACTGCGTGCTGTATGACTCTAGAAAGCCTTAACTTACTACCACCAAGAAATAAAGCAATATGTTGGTAATCGGGTTCAGCCTCATTTAATTCCCTGGCTAGAGTAGCCTGATGTTCAGATGGGGAAACTCAAGAGTGAGGGAGAAACTTGCCTCCTGTTGAAATAGAGAGCAGGTCaggtcactgctgctgctgtccaAGTTGCACCCATGGCTGTGTTATTCCCCTTAGCTCGTTGTCTTTGGCTAAAAATTAGCAGGTAAGTAAAAATCATTACATTCACAGTTTATGTCTTCAGTTCTCACCCCACCTTTTGATGGtatagcaaaacaacaacaacaacaaaaaaaaaaaccccagaaggGGAATATGGCAACttgattgaaaaggaaaaattatcaattggttgaaaaaaaggaaatgccaaatatCTCCCTACCCAAACCTTTAGATCAGAGAAATtagtatggcagaaagcaagtaCTGAGAGATGAATGGCAAACTCCATCTTTAGCAAGTAAAAATGTTTTAGGAGATGCCAATTTTAAAAGTAGTCGTCCTCAACTTCCTTCTTTCTTACCCTGATTCAGCTGCATAATGACTATCACATAAACCAACAGGACTGTTAACTGCTTTGAAATATTAACTCAAGGTAGCCGCATGCAATTCTTGTCAAGATCCCAGAATAAAGTTTGcagtaaataaaatgcatatgcCCTGGAGGT
Protein-coding sequences here:
- the FBXL7 gene encoding F-box/LRR-repeat protein 7 isoform X1, translated to MGANNGKQYGSEGKGSSSISSDVSSSTDHTPTQAQKNVATSEDSDLSMRTLSTPSPALICPPNLPGFQNGRGSSTSSSSITGETVAMVHSPPPTRLTHPLIRLASRPQKEQASIERLPDHAMVQVFSFLPTNQLCRCARVCRRWYNLAWDPRLWRTIRLTGETINVDRALKVLTRRLCQDTPNVCLMLETVSVSGCRRLTDRGLYTIAQCCPELRRLEVSGCYNISNEAVFDVVSLCPNLEHLDVSGCSKVTCISLTREASIKLSPLHGKQISIRYLDMTDCFVLEDEGLHTIAAHCTQLTHLYLRRCVRLTDEGLRYLMIYCASIKELSVSDCRFVSDFGLREIAKLESRLRYLSIAHCGRVTDVGIRYVAKYCGKLRYLNARGCEGITDHGLEYLAKNCAKLKSLDIGKCPLVSDTGLECLALNCFNLKRLSLKSCESITGQGLQIVAANCFDLQMLNVQDCEVSVEALRFVKRHCKRCVIEHTNPAFF
- the FBXL7 gene encoding F-box/LRR-repeat protein 7 isoform X2 is translated as MAKAHITGLKKYTLPRKTAESHDKDSDLSMRTLSTPSPALICPPNLPGFQNGRGSSTSSSSITGETVAMVHSPPPTRLTHPLIRLASRPQKEQASIERLPDHAMVQVFSFLPTNQLCRCARVCRRWYNLAWDPRLWRTIRLTGETINVDRALKVLTRRLCQDTPNVCLMLETVSVSGCRRLTDRGLYTIAQCCPELRRLEVSGCYNISNEAVFDVVSLCPNLEHLDVSGCSKVTCISLTREASIKLSPLHGKQISIRYLDMTDCFVLEDEGLHTIAAHCTQLTHLYLRRCVRLTDEGLRYLMIYCASIKELSVSDCRFVSDFGLREIAKLESRLRYLSIAHCGRVTDVGIRYVAKYCGKLRYLNARGCEGITDHGLEYLAKNCAKLKSLDIGKCPLVSDTGLECLALNCFNLKRLSLKSCESITGQGLQIVAANCFDLQMLNVQDCEVSVEALRFVKRHCKRCVIEHTNPAFF